A single window of Xiphophorus hellerii strain 12219 chromosome 12, Xiphophorus_hellerii-4.1, whole genome shotgun sequence DNA harbors:
- the LOC116729688 gene encoding circumsporozoite protein-like, translated as MVPPGGGGEESLVPPGDNGEESLVPPRGNSKESLVPPGGGGEESLVLPGGNGEESLVPPGGGGEESLVPPGGNSEESLVPPGGSGEESLVPPGGGGEESLVAPGGGGEEYLVPPGGGGEESLVPPGGGGEESLVLPGGGGEESLVPPGGNREESLVPPGGGGEESLVPPGGNEEESLVPPGGGGEESLVAPGGGGEEYLVPPGGGGEESLVPPGGGGEESLVLPGGGGEESLVPPGGNREESLVPPGGGGEESLVPPGGNEEESLVPPGGGGEESLVLPGGGGEESLVPPGGNEEESLVLPGGGSEDSLVPARGCGD; from the coding sequence ATGGTGCCACCTGGAGGCGGTggcgaggagtctctggtgccgccCGGAGACAATggagaggagtctctggtgccgccCAGAGGCAACAGcaaggagtctctggtgccacccGGAGGCGGCGgtgaggagtctctggtgctgCCCGGAGGCAAcggcgaggagtctctggtgccgccCGGAGGCGGCggagaggagtctctggtgccgccTGGAGGCAACagcgaggagtctctggtgccgccCGGAGGCAGCGGAGAGGAGTCCCTGGTGCCACCCGGAGGCGGcggcgaggagtctctggtggCGCCCGGAGGCGGCGGAGAGGAGTACCTGGTGCCACCCGGAGGCGGcggcgaggagtctctggtgccgccCGGAGGCGGCggagaggagtctctggtgctgCCCGGAGGCGGCggagaggagtctctggtgccgccCGGAGGCAACagagaggagtctctggtgccacccGGAGGCGGCGgtgaggagtctctggtgccgccCGGAGGCAACGaagaggagtctctggtgccacccGGAGGCGGcggcgaggagtctctggtggCGCCCGGAGGCGGCGGAGAGGAGTACCTGGTGCCACCCGGAGGCGGcggcgaggagtctctggtgccgccCGGAGGCGGCggagaggagtctctggtgctgCCCGGAGGCGGCggagaggagtctctggtgccgccCGGAGGCAACagagaggagtctctggtgccacccGGAGGCGGCGgtgaggagtctctggtgccgccCGGAGGCAACGaagaggagtctctggtgccgccCGGAGGCGGCggagaggagtctctggtgctgCCCGGAGGCGGCggagaggagtctctggtgccgccCGGAGGCAACGaagaggagtctctggtgctgCCAGGAGGCGGCAGCGAGGATTCTCTGGTGCCGGCCCGAGGCTGCGGCGATTAG